One genomic region from Populus nigra chromosome 8, ddPopNigr1.1, whole genome shotgun sequence encodes:
- the LOC133701487 gene encoding uncharacterized protein LOC133701487 yields MQIFSKVLTDTDVRFRFSLPTHCLQHLDFAGNNSVDLHVKDSSGELRVIRCLKRKEDYDKPVLSKGWLKFVADYGLRVGDKVVLHREDDQNLGSQFRIEAKRRINLFGEEVWGDVTRAN; encoded by the coding sequence ATGCAGATCTTCAGCAAAGTGTTGACAGATACTGATGTTCGTTTTCGGTTCTCGCTCCCAACTCATTGCTTGCAGCATTTAGATTTTGCTGGAAATAATTCTGTTGATTTGCATGTTAAAGATAGCTCTGGTGAGCTTCGAGTTATTCGTTGcctgaagagaaaagaagattaTGACAAGCCAGTGCTTTCTAAGGGCTGGCTTAAATTTGTTGCTGATTATGGACTGAGAGTTGGTGACAAGGTTGTTCTTCATCGTGAGGATGACCAGAACCTGGGGTCACAGTTCAGGATTGAAGCTAAGAGGAGAATCAATCTGTTTGGTGAGGAAGTTTGGGGTGATGTGACAAGAGCTAACTAG